The segment CAGCCATTGCAGCCCCTGTATGAACTGGATAAAAACCGGGTGATATACTGCGGGACCTTCAGCAAGACACTCTGCCCGGCTCTGCGTACGGCTTACCTCATTCTGCCGCCGGCATTGCTGGAGACAGCCAGACGCCTTAAATGGTACGCCGATCTGCATAATGCGACCCTGGATCAGCTTGTTTTATCCCGGTTCATCGATTCCGGGGACTATATCAGGCATATAGGGAAAATGAAGAAACGCTATAAAAGCCGTAGGTCGATACTTCTGAATGCTTTATCTCTGCACTTCGCTGACAGTATTGAAATCCTGGGTGCTGCGGCGGGGCTGCACCTCTGTGTCAGATTTCCTGGACAAATCTTCGATCGGCAAACAATACTGGAATTAAAGATAAAAGGGCTGATTCTTTATCCTGTAGCCATTCATAGTCAGTTTCCGGATCAATATGAAGATACTCTTATTTTCGGCTATGGGATTCTCTCCTCCCATAAAATGGAAAAGGGAATTATGATTCTGAAAGAATATCTTTTAAAATTTCCCGGGTCCAGTTCCCATAAATAACAGAATGATGTCTCCCCTATAAAGAGAGATACATGTTAAACTTTTATTCATTTGTGAAATCTGTCGGAGGGGATATGAATCTTTTCACCAGGGTTTTATTCATCATTCTATTCATATTTCAACTCAGCTTTCTGACATCACAGGATCTTGCACAGCAGAATACGGGTAAAACCATCCTTTTCTTATTCTCTTATCACCCGGGACATGACTGGGAAGACGACATCTACACGACTCTTCTATCAGGAATGAAAGAACAATTCCCAGGTGTTGAACTGCGTCTGGAATATATGGACAGCAAGCGTCATCCCCTGAAAGAGAGGGTGCCGGCAATACTCACAAATCTTCAAAATCACAGCAGTTCCGGTTTGATGCTGATCGTTGCCGTCGATGATAATGCCCTGCAATTTATGGCAGGACCTGGAAAAGACCTTTTCCCCGGGGTCCCCCTTGTTTTCTGCGGTGTCAACGATTACCCCAAAGTTCAAAACCTGTTGACCGTTCCTCACACAGGGGTTATCAGCCGGGTGAATCTGGCGGAGACCCTGGCCTTGGCTTACAGACTTATTCCAGGATTAAAAAAAGTGTTTGTTATCATCGATGCAACTCCCACAGGGGAGGGGAACAGGCATATGGTGGAGGATCAGACCTATGCTTTGAGAGGTCAACTGGGGCAGCTGGAGTTTTACTATAGGGGACTGAATGATTTCAGTACTGATGAACTTATAGAATGGAGTAGTACCCTACATAAGGATTCTATCATCCTGTTGACCAGCTGGTACCGGGATCGGCTGGGAGAATATATCGGAGAAAAAGCGCTCATTCAGAGACTTCAGGATTCAACTTCAGTCCCAGTCTTTAATCTTCTTCATATCCGTCCGGGCGTTCTGGGGGGAAAGGTCACCTCAGGAACAGTTCAGGCTAATCTGGTCATAGATCAGATCGGGAGTATTCTCAGCGGTAAGGATCCCTCCTCTATACCCGTCGTTGAAAGAGATACTTCCATTTTTGTCATCGACCAGAACAGAATGAACCACTGGGGCCTCAAAAACTCTCGTCTTCCTGATGAAGCTTTATTTTTAAATTCATTTAAAGAAGGTGGTAGTTATGAGATAACAATCCAATTGCTGGCAGCCTCCTTTTTAGTAGTTCTCATTCTAATCATCACCCTTGTCAGGCAGAGTTTTCTCCTCAATAAGTCTTCCCTTCTGCTGTCCCGTCAGAAGAACGAACTATTTACAACCCTCAATTCTATAGGGGATGGTGTTATCTCGACTGATTGCCAATCCAGAGTCGTCTTTATGAACGAAATTGCACAGGATATTACTGAATGGACTCTGGAAGAGGCTGCAGGACAGCCGCTCTCCCTCATTTTTCCTCTGCAAAACGGCGTGTCCGGTGTTTCCATGGACAATCCGGTGCAGCAGGTACTGGATGAGAATCAACGGATTGAGCTGGCTTCGGATACTATTCTGGTCAATAAAAACGGGCTGAAAATCCATATTGCAGACAGTGCCTCTCCTATCCATGATCCCAAAGATAATACACTCCTGGGGGTGATCATCGTCTTTCGAGACATTACCGATTCAGATGAGGTTCAGCAGATTCTGTACAATGAACAGAGGCGATTGAGGGACGCTCAGGCCATGGCAATGGTGGGGAACTGGGAGTATGATCCTGAATTTGACAGTTATTGGTTTTCCCGGGAAGTTTTTTCTTTGACCGGAATCGATCCTTATTTCAAGGAAGTTCCCGAGTCTCTGGACTTGATGAAAATTATTTTTACTGATTGGAAAAGAGGCCATCCCCTTCCTGATATTTTAAAGGAAGAAGATAGGCTGATTAAAACCCTGATGACCATCCCTGGAAGGGAGGGGCGTCTCATTCTACATATCATGGCCCGGATGG is part of the Oceanispirochaeta sp. genome and harbors:
- a CDS encoding ATP-binding protein; translated protein: MNLFTRVLFIILFIFQLSFLTSQDLAQQNTGKTILFLFSYHPGHDWEDDIYTTLLSGMKEQFPGVELRLEYMDSKRHPLKERVPAILTNLQNHSSSGLMLIVAVDDNALQFMAGPGKDLFPGVPLVFCGVNDYPKVQNLLTVPHTGVISRVNLAETLALAYRLIPGLKKVFVIIDATPTGEGNRHMVEDQTYALRGQLGQLEFYYRGLNDFSTDELIEWSSTLHKDSIILLTSWYRDRLGEYIGEKALIQRLQDSTSVPVFNLLHIRPGVLGGKVTSGTVQANLVIDQIGSILSGKDPSSIPVVERDTSIFVIDQNRMNHWGLKNSRLPDEALFLNSFKEGGSYEITIQLLAASFLVVLILIITLVRQSFLLNKSSLLLSRQKNELFTTLNSIGDGVISTDCQSRVVFMNEIAQDITEWTLEEAAGQPLSLIFPLQNGVSGVSMDNPVQQVLDENQRIELASDTILVNKNGLKIHIADSASPIHDPKDNTLLGVIIVFRDITDSDEVQQILYNEQRRLRDAQAMAMVGNWEYDPEFDSYWFSREVFSLTGIDPYFKEVPESLDLMKIIFTDWKRGHPLPDILKEEDRLIKTLMTIPGREGRLILHIMARMAKNPETGKSIVTGIIQDFSELSQTRAALKVSQEQLRQAARMEAVGKLAGGIAHEFNNLLQIILGYSQLLKEECTQPKILEYVEPILKTSASARNLTRQLLLFSRKENLDMNALSLSHLIQNLIPILRRLLEENIQLESDLQGAEDWVIADKQQIEQVLINLCLNARDAMESGGLLKIGQSIYSSIHSFLGLDGVIPAGDYVHFTIQDSGSGINEQILPEIFDPFFTTKEREKGTGLGLSIVYGIIKQHQGYLSVETDPVKGTCFHIFLPRVDPPDNRNVDMSHKDTIEPVVNTVVYMAEDDPMVRQLTETMLRKNGFIIKSFINGKDLIEALKEKKEGSEKIDFFLLDVIMPEMGGVQAFHNLRSLGYDVPVLFMSGYTEERLKNLSDLRNAALIHKPFTMKDLIAQIQFILNSSP